The following are encoded in a window of Salinibacter ruber DSM 13855 genomic DNA:
- a CDS encoding DUF192 domain-containing protein produces the protein MRLASLFVLLAFGPLILVGCASDSHAPSTEEGFEVEGSLAFLTPGGDTLRTIDVDIADTDAERRRGLMRQRSLGYDRGMLFIFDSVDEGGMWMKNTPLPLDIVFVAPDSQVINIARRTTPFSEKSIEPAAPRNFVVEVRAGFADRFDLTDSTRVRWTRSE, from the coding sequence ATGCGACTCGCGTCCCTCTTCGTTCTCCTCGCCTTCGGTCCACTCATTCTCGTCGGCTGTGCGAGCGACAGTCACGCCCCCTCCACGGAAGAGGGATTCGAGGTGGAGGGCTCCCTAGCATTTCTCACCCCCGGCGGCGACACCCTTCGGACCATCGACGTGGACATTGCCGACACTGACGCCGAACGTAGGCGCGGGCTGATGCGGCAGCGCTCGCTCGGGTACGACCGGGGCATGCTGTTCATCTTCGACTCGGTGGACGAGGGAGGGATGTGGATGAAGAACACCCCCCTTCCCCTCGACATCGTGTTCGTGGCCCCCGACTCGCAGGTCATCAACATCGCCCGCCGCACCACGCCCTTTTCGGAGAAATCCATCGAGCCGGCCGCCCCCCGGAACTTCGTGGTGGAGGTCCGCGCCGGCTTTGCCGACCGCTTCGACCTCACCGACAGCACTCGCGTCCGGTGGACCCGGTCCGAATGA